A single window of Chitinophaga sp. XS-30 DNA harbors:
- a CDS encoding TonB-dependent receptor: MKSTLPKYCWLIVLLLASWQSVLAQNQTTINGTVVDATTTQPLPGVSVSIKGATAGAITAADGSFRINTSRSLPLTLTFSYIGYSPREVTVSDASASVNVQLSSTEILGQEVVVSASRVPESILQSPVSIEKLDSRAIKATPAPTFYDALANMKGVELSTQSLTFKSVNTRGFNSNGNTRMLQLIDGMDNQAPGLNFSVGNIVGITELDMDNVELLPGAASALYGPNALNGILLLNSKSPFQHQGLSANIKTGILNESGRSSSSTGYYDVNVRYAKAFNDKFAFKVNLGYIKADDWQAYDDRDQSVLNGYNLKSGSRSANPGYNGVNIYGDETNVNMFGSLRPVALNPAPGNPLGQGIAQFSAQTGIPAATVFGAFMPDSASTFVSRTGYEERALADYDTKNLKANVALHYKFNSNLELLAQGSYGTGTTVYTGADRYSIKNFRMGQYKLELRSDNFYVRAYTTQERSGDSYAIGTLGAGINEAWKPSTTWFQEYFGAYAGAAFPAFVTAFQQGVGGGQNPQEAFAAAAAAIKGNSPAYHEAARDVADQGRLIPGTAAFNTAAQTVKDKPIPGDANGVGAKFLDKTNLYQAEFMYNFKNQIDFMELMIGGNYRVFALNSEKTIFAVDDNGDEFRVNEFGGYLQVGKRVLNDQLKLTGALRYDKNENFEGQFSPRLSAVYTFLKTHNIRASYQTGFRIPHCQDQYIDLRTPQARLLGGLPFLRERYGLNDVPVFTLESVQAGAPQAYTFREFKPEKIIAFEIGYKALIANKLMIDAYVYTNTFRNFNGSQVLIKSTTQEVFSIPVNYDQDIKSWGWALGLDYNLPQQFVVGGNVSYNELSNQEDLGNFQAMYNTPKVRYNLYVANRNIARSNFSANVTWRWQDSFIWSSSFVGPVVRALNLGEIPAFGTLDAQVSKFFPQPKVTVKIGGSNLLQNAYVQSWGNPTVGAQWYASIGYNL, from the coding sequence ATGAAAAGTACTTTACCAAAGTATTGTTGGCTCATCGTATTGCTCTTAGCTTCATGGCAATCTGTGCTGGCACAAAATCAAACCACGATCAACGGAACGGTAGTTGACGCTACTACCACGCAGCCCCTGCCGGGTGTATCGGTATCTATCAAAGGCGCTACAGCGGGCGCCATCACTGCCGCAGACGGGAGCTTCAGGATCAATACCTCCCGCTCCCTGCCCCTGACCCTCACCTTCTCGTACATTGGTTATTCCCCCCGGGAAGTCACGGTGTCCGATGCCTCGGCAAGCGTCAACGTCCAGCTGTCCTCCACCGAAATACTCGGGCAGGAAGTAGTGGTATCCGCCAGCCGCGTACCGGAAAGCATCCTCCAGTCTCCCGTTTCCATTGAGAAGCTGGACAGTCGCGCTATCAAAGCCACCCCCGCGCCCACTTTCTACGATGCACTGGCCAATATGAAAGGCGTGGAGCTCAGCACCCAGAGCCTTACCTTCAAATCCGTCAACACCCGCGGCTTCAACAGCAACGGGAATACCCGCATGCTGCAACTGATAGACGGAATGGACAACCAGGCTCCGGGGCTTAACTTCTCCGTAGGCAATATCGTAGGGATCACCGAACTGGATATGGATAATGTGGAGTTGCTGCCGGGAGCCGCCTCAGCCCTGTACGGCCCCAACGCCCTGAACGGCATCCTCCTGCTGAACAGCAAAAGCCCCTTCCAGCACCAGGGCCTCAGCGCCAATATCAAAACCGGCATCCTGAACGAATCCGGCCGAAGCTCCTCCTCCACCGGCTATTACGATGTCAATGTCCGCTATGCCAAAGCCTTCAACGATAAATTCGCCTTCAAGGTGAACCTGGGATATATCAAAGCGGACGACTGGCAGGCGTATGACGACCGGGACCAGAGCGTGCTCAACGGCTACAACCTCAAATCCGGCAGCCGCAGCGCTAATCCGGGTTATAACGGGGTGAACATCTACGGTGATGAGACCAATGTGAATATGTTCGGCAGCCTGAGACCCGTGGCCCTCAATCCCGCCCCGGGCAATCCGCTCGGCCAGGGTATCGCACAGTTCTCCGCCCAGACGGGAATACCGGCCGCAACAGTCTTCGGCGCATTTATGCCGGACAGTGCCAGCACCTTCGTATCCCGTACAGGTTATGAAGAACGCGCGCTGGCCGATTACGATACCAAAAACCTCAAGGCAAATGTGGCCCTTCACTATAAATTCAACAGCAACCTGGAACTGCTCGCCCAGGGCAGCTACGGTACCGGTACTACCGTGTACACCGGGGCAGACCGGTATTCCATCAAGAATTTCCGGATGGGCCAGTACAAACTGGAACTGAGAAGCGATAATTTTTATGTGAGGGCCTATACCACCCAGGAGCGCTCCGGCGATTCCTACGCCATCGGCACCCTTGGCGCTGGCATCAATGAAGCCTGGAAGCCCAGCACCACCTGGTTCCAGGAATACTTCGGCGCTTACGCCGGTGCAGCATTCCCCGCTTTCGTGACCGCATTCCAGCAGGGTGTGGGCGGCGGACAGAACCCGCAGGAAGCATTTGCCGCGGCCGCAGCCGCCATCAAAGGCAACTCCCCCGCCTACCATGAGGCCGCCAGGGATGTGGCCGATCAGGGCCGCCTCATACCCGGGACCGCAGCATTCAACACCGCTGCACAAACGGTAAAAGATAAACCCATCCCCGGAGATGCCAATGGCGTTGGCGCCAAGTTCCTGGACAAAACCAACCTGTACCAGGCGGAGTTCATGTATAACTTCAAGAACCAGATCGATTTCATGGAGCTGATGATCGGCGGCAACTACAGGGTCTTTGCGCTCAATTCGGAAAAGACCATCTTTGCCGTGGATGATAACGGCGATGAATTCCGGGTCAACGAATTCGGCGGTTACCTCCAGGTGGGTAAAAGAGTACTGAACGATCAGTTGAAGCTGACCGGCGCATTGCGGTACGACAAGAACGAGAATTTCGAAGGCCAGTTCAGCCCCCGCCTGTCCGCCGTGTACACCTTCCTCAAAACGCATAATATCCGCGCCTCTTATCAGACCGGTTTCCGCATCCCGCATTGCCAAGACCAGTATATCGATCTGAGAACGCCCCAGGCAAGGCTGCTCGGCGGCCTGCCCTTCCTGCGCGAACGGTACGGTCTGAACGATGTGCCCGTATTCACGCTGGAATCCGTACAGGCCGGTGCGCCACAAGCCTATACTTTCCGGGAGTTCAAACCGGAAAAGATCATCGCCTTTGAAATTGGCTACAAGGCCCTGATAGCCAACAAACTGATGATAGACGCTTATGTGTACACCAACACCTTCCGGAATTTCAACGGTTCCCAGGTACTCATCAAATCCACCACACAGGAAGTATTTTCCATCCCGGTCAATTACGACCAGGATATCAAATCATGGGGATGGGCACTGGGCCTCGATTATAACCTGCCGCAGCAGTTCGTGGTGGGTGGAAATGTGTCCTACAACGAGTTAAGCAACCAGGAAGACCTCGGCAACTTCCAGGCCATGTACAACACGCCCAAGGTGCGGTATAACCTGTATGTAGCCAACCGGAATATTGCCCGTTCCAACTTCAGCGCCAATGTCACCTGGCGCTGGCAGGACAGCTTCATCTGGTCTTCTTCCTTCGTAGGGCCGGTTGTACGGGCGCTGAACCTCGGCGAAATACCCGCCTTCGGCACGCTGGACGCCCAGGTGAGCAAATTCTTCCCGCAGCCGAAAGTAACCGTGAAGATCGGCGGCTCCAACCTGCTGCAGAACGCTTACGTGCAATCATGGGGCAACCCCACCGTAGGCGCGCAGTGGTACGCCTCCATCGGCTACAATCTCTAA
- the ychF gene encoding redox-regulated ATPase YchF encodes MALQAGIVGLPNVGKSTLFNAVSNSAKAQASNYRFCTIEPNVGLVDVPDARISKLEELVKPNRTVPTTIEFVDIAGLVKGASKGEGLGNKFLANIREVDAIVHVIRCFEDDNILREEGPINPVGDKEIIDTELQLKDLESVEKKVARTEKMARTGGDPKAKAEFEILKRCQEHLEQGKNIRELALSKEERTAIADLFLLTEKPVLYVANVDEASLHTGNKFSEALTAAAKAEHAEVIVMNNSIEAQITELEDAEDKEMFLGEYGLKEPGLHRLIRSTYKLLDLITYFTAGVQEVRAWTIHQGWKAPQAASVIHTDFEKGFIKAEVISYDDFVKYGSEAAARDNGRLRIEGKEYVVSDGDVMHFRFNV; translated from the coding sequence ATGGCTTTGCAAGCAGGAATTGTAGGATTGCCGAACGTAGGGAAGTCCACATTATTTAATGCTGTCTCTAACAGCGCCAAAGCACAGGCGAGCAATTATCGCTTTTGCACGATCGAACCGAATGTTGGCCTCGTAGATGTGCCGGACGCGCGGATATCGAAGCTGGAAGAACTGGTAAAGCCTAACCGCACGGTGCCTACCACCATCGAGTTCGTGGATATTGCCGGTCTTGTTAAAGGCGCCAGCAAAGGGGAGGGTCTGGGCAACAAATTCCTCGCCAACATCCGCGAAGTGGATGCCATCGTACATGTGATCCGCTGTTTTGAAGATGATAATATTCTCCGTGAAGAAGGCCCCATCAACCCGGTGGGCGACAAGGAGATCATTGATACCGAGCTGCAGCTGAAGGACCTCGAAAGTGTGGAGAAGAAAGTGGCGCGTACGGAAAAGATGGCCCGCACCGGTGGCGATCCCAAGGCAAAAGCGGAGTTCGAGATACTGAAACGCTGCCAGGAGCATCTGGAACAAGGGAAGAACATCCGCGAACTGGCGCTGTCCAAAGAAGAGCGCACAGCTATTGCCGATCTCTTTCTGCTGACGGAAAAACCGGTATTGTATGTAGCGAATGTAGATGAAGCCTCACTGCATACCGGCAACAAATTCTCCGAAGCGCTGACCGCCGCTGCAAAAGCAGAGCATGCGGAAGTGATCGTGATGAACAATTCCATTGAAGCGCAGATCACGGAGCTGGAAGATGCGGAGGACAAGGAAATGTTCCTCGGAGAATACGGCTTGAAAGAACCGGGCCTGCACCGCCTGATCCGTTCTACTTACAAGCTGCTGGACCTGATCACTTATTTCACTGCCGGGGTGCAGGAAGTAAGGGCATGGACGATCCACCAGGGCTGGAAAGCGCCGCAGGCAGCCAGTGTGATCCATACGGATTTCGAGAAAGGTTTTATCAAGGCGGAGGTGATCTCTTACGACGATTTTGTGAAGTACGGATCGGAAGCTGCTGCAAGAGATAACGGCCGTTTAAGGATCGAAGGCAAGGAATACGTAGTGAGTGATGGTGATGTGATGCATTTCCGTTTCAACGTCTGA
- a CDS encoding nucleoside recognition domain-containing protein — protein MALNYVWISFFVIAFIVALYQLIFEGNTEVFAKMMTSTFENSKTGAEIAIGLTGVMTLWLGIMKIGEKAGMIEKFAKFVNPLFSRLFPQVPKKAPAMGSVVMNFSANMLGLDNAATPLGLKAMKELQELNPQKDTASNPQIMFLVLNTAGLTIIPTSVMAVRLAMGAANPADIFIPTMIGTFISFMSGMIAVAAYQRINLFRLPVLVFIGGFLLLMYGLYAWMHTMPSEDIATYTAMIGGLIIFSVIILFLVAGARRKINVYEAFIDGAKEGFTTAVMIIPYLVAILVGIGVFRVTGCLDFITNGIALLVGWMGLNTDFVPALPVGIMKTFSGGGARGLMIDLMKPENYGPDSFVGRLACIMQGSTETTFYVLALYFGSVNIKKTRHALACGLIADVVGVIAAIIIGYIFFH, from the coding sequence ATGGCATTAAACTACGTCTGGATCAGCTTTTTTGTGATAGCATTTATAGTGGCGCTGTACCAGCTCATCTTCGAAGGCAATACCGAGGTCTTCGCCAAAATGATGACCAGCACCTTCGAGAACAGCAAGACCGGCGCAGAGATCGCCATCGGGCTGACCGGGGTGATGACCCTCTGGCTCGGTATCATGAAGATCGGTGAAAAGGCAGGAATGATCGAAAAATTCGCAAAGTTCGTCAATCCCCTGTTTTCCAGGCTCTTTCCCCAGGTGCCCAAAAAAGCGCCGGCCATGGGCTCCGTAGTGATGAACTTCTCCGCGAACATGCTGGGGCTGGATAATGCCGCTACACCACTCGGGCTCAAAGCCATGAAAGAACTGCAGGAACTTAATCCGCAGAAAGATACCGCCAGCAACCCGCAGATCATGTTCCTGGTGCTGAATACCGCGGGGCTGACCATCATTCCCACCAGTGTAATGGCCGTACGCCTGGCCATGGGCGCGGCCAATCCGGCCGACATCTTCATTCCCACCATGATCGGTACATTCATCTCCTTCATGTCCGGCATGATCGCCGTGGCCGCTTACCAGCGCATCAACCTCTTCCGGTTGCCGGTGCTTGTTTTCATCGGCGGTTTCCTGCTGCTGATGTACGGCCTTTATGCCTGGATGCATACCATGCCTTCGGAAGATATCGCCACTTACACCGCCATGATCGGCGGCCTGATCATCTTCTCCGTGATCATCCTGTTCCTCGTTGCCGGGGCCAGGCGGAAGATCAATGTATATGAAGCATTCATAGACGGCGCCAAAGAAGGCTTCACCACCGCCGTGATGATCATCCCTTACCTCGTAGCCATACTGGTAGGCATCGGCGTGTTCCGCGTAACAGGCTGCCTCGATTTCATCACCAATGGCATCGCGCTGCTGGTAGGATGGATGGGACTGAACACTGACTTTGTGCCGGCATTACCGGTAGGGATCATGAAAACCTTCAGCGGCGGCGGCGCACGCGGCCTGATGATAGACCTGATGAAGCCGGAGAACTACGGGCCGGATTCCTTCGTGGGCCGCCTGGCCTGTATCATGCAGGGTTCCACGGAAACCACTTTCTATGTGCTGGCGCTTTACTTCGGGTCCGTCAACATCAAAAAAACGCGGCATGCCCTGGCATGCGGACTGATCGCAGACGTTGTGGGCGTTATTGCCGCCATCATCATCGGGTATATTTTCTTCCACTAA
- a CDS encoding YeiH family protein: MQRKPLHEDWIAVIIAFLSIGLICLGLHPSMPKFNWNSSDTLMAKLGSSDNLYHAGGLFLWVLGSLLLAGLLSRKRFDVRIVTGLIAVMAISMFAQVFTGNAVIKDLGIEIVLFSLLLGLFISNVIGLPEWLRPVLQTELFIKIGLVMLGAGIIFQELVKGGGLGVLQSVVVVFTVWYFTFWLCKQFRLDDEFRMMISSAVSICGVSAAIATSGAIEGDNKKLSHVISLVLIVAIPMMIFMPYIAKWMDMSPAVAGAWLGGTIDTSGAVVAAGTMLGDEALKYATLVKFSQNVLLGLAAFFISVWWTYSKKETNQPKPGLRTIWDRFPKFVLGFIIVSLVFSFLLPSTLVASVKGNIKDLQTCFFAIAFACIGLETKFTDIFRMENGRPAMAFIIAQVFNILVTLGMAYLVFGHL, encoded by the coding sequence ATGCAGCGAAAACCATTACATGAAGACTGGATTGCGGTGATCATCGCATTTCTCAGCATCGGGCTGATATGCCTGGGCTTGCATCCCTCCATGCCTAAATTCAACTGGAACAGCAGCGATACCCTGATGGCGAAACTGGGCAGTTCCGACAATCTCTATCATGCCGGGGGCCTCTTCCTCTGGGTGCTCGGCAGCCTGCTGCTGGCCGGCCTGCTGAGCAGGAAACGCTTTGATGTGCGTATCGTCACGGGGCTGATCGCCGTCATGGCGATCTCCATGTTCGCGCAGGTATTCACCGGCAATGCCGTGATCAAAGACCTTGGGATAGAGATCGTATTGTTCAGCCTCCTGCTGGGGCTTTTCATCAGCAATGTGATCGGCCTGCCGGAATGGTTGCGGCCGGTGCTGCAAACGGAGCTTTTCATCAAGATCGGGCTGGTGATGCTCGGCGCGGGCATTATTTTCCAGGAGCTGGTAAAAGGCGGCGGCCTGGGCGTATTGCAATCCGTGGTAGTAGTGTTCACCGTCTGGTATTTCACGTTCTGGCTGTGCAAACAGTTCCGGCTGGATGATGAATTCAGGATGATGATCTCCAGCGCCGTGTCCATCTGCGGCGTATCCGCAGCCATCGCCACTTCAGGAGCCATTGAAGGGGATAATAAAAAACTCTCGCATGTGATCTCGCTGGTATTGATCGTGGCTATCCCCATGATGATCTTCATGCCCTATATCGCCAAATGGATGGATATGTCCCCCGCAGTGGCCGGCGCCTGGCTGGGCGGCACTATAGATACCTCCGGCGCTGTTGTGGCCGCCGGTACCATGCTTGGGGACGAAGCCCTGAAATACGCCACACTGGTGAAGTTCTCCCAGAACGTATTGCTCGGCCTCGCCGCATTCTTCATTTCCGTATGGTGGACCTATTCCAAAAAAGAGACCAACCAGCCGAAACCCGGCCTCCGCACCATCTGGGACCGCTTTCCAAAGTTCGTGCTGGGCTTCATCATCGTCTCGCTCGTTTTCTCTTTCCTCCTGCCTTCCACACTGGTAGCCTCCGTAAAAGGCAATATCAAGGACCTGCAGACCTGTTTCTTTGCCATCGCATTTGCCTGCATCGGCCTGGAAACGAAGTTCACCGACATTTTCAGGATGGAGAACGGCCGTCCGGCCATGGCCTTTATCATCGCCCAGGTTTTCAATATCCTTGTGACGCTGGGGATGGCTTACCTGGTATTTGGTCATTTGTAA
- a CDS encoding SusD/RagB family nutrient-binding outer membrane lipoprotein, producing the protein MKKNILSILCLTGLLAMTGCKDYLDVNTNPNQAVEPPIDGLLASTSYNTGYNVYRTGNMTSYFVQHLASPSVASGSDVYDEVDYGTTWYNLYNNMTDLYDMIALAKAKGSSQHLGVAQIMMAMNLQMATDLWGDIPYSKAFVASSTDPETLTPPYDTQEEVYNAALQLLDDGIAELNKTDSKLVLKPAQDLIHGGDLDAWKRTANLVKARLLNHYSRKATYNATNILTALSASYTGNGHDAQLTAFQTLSPWNAAAVNNSRNSLDGWLSEQFVNAMDGTDFGMLDPRLPYITDLTQFGDYRGTPNGQGRIGTGTDDEECYLSLDGFYSKAGAPLQIATFAEAKFIAAEAHFRAGSMKNAYDAYLAGIAAHMDKLGVPGPEKSAYINNAAVSVGENNITLALIMKEKYVAMFLHPEAWADARRFDYQYMNFGLPVGALLPDFIRRVAYPSTETSRNSANVPPVTNLNQKLWWDQ; encoded by the coding sequence ATGAAAAAGAACATCCTTAGTATATTATGTTTGACCGGATTGCTGGCGATGACGGGCTGTAAGGACTACCTGGACGTCAACACCAATCCCAACCAGGCAGTAGAGCCGCCCATCGATGGCCTGCTGGCCAGTACCAGCTATAATACCGGGTATAATGTGTACCGCACCGGCAATATGACATCCTACTTCGTGCAGCACCTGGCCTCGCCCAGTGTAGCCAGTGGATCCGATGTGTACGACGAAGTGGATTACGGCACCACCTGGTATAATCTCTACAACAACATGACGGACCTTTATGACATGATCGCGCTGGCGAAAGCGAAGGGATCCAGTCAGCATCTGGGCGTAGCGCAGATCATGATGGCCATGAACCTGCAGATGGCTACCGATCTCTGGGGAGATATTCCCTACAGCAAGGCTTTTGTAGCTAGCTCTACAGATCCCGAAACCCTCACACCGCCGTACGACACTCAGGAAGAAGTATATAACGCCGCTCTGCAACTGCTGGACGATGGTATTGCGGAGCTGAATAAAACGGATTCCAAACTGGTGCTGAAACCTGCGCAGGACCTGATACACGGCGGCGATCTGGATGCCTGGAAGCGTACCGCGAACCTTGTTAAAGCCCGCTTGCTGAATCATTATTCCCGCAAAGCGACCTACAATGCCACGAATATTCTGACCGCTCTTTCCGCCAGCTACACCGGCAACGGCCATGATGCACAGCTGACGGCGTTCCAGACACTCAGCCCCTGGAATGCTGCCGCAGTGAACAACAGCCGGAATTCACTGGATGGCTGGCTCAGCGAGCAGTTCGTCAATGCGATGGATGGTACCGACTTCGGTATGCTCGACCCGCGCCTGCCGTACATTACAGACCTTACTCAGTTTGGCGATTACCGCGGTACGCCGAATGGTCAGGGCAGGATCGGTACCGGAACGGATGATGAGGAATGTTATCTTTCACTGGACGGGTTCTATTCAAAAGCCGGTGCGCCCCTGCAGATCGCCACCTTTGCGGAAGCAAAGTTCATTGCGGCAGAAGCGCATTTCCGTGCAGGCAGCATGAAGAATGCGTATGATGCATATCTTGCCGGCATTGCCGCGCATATGGATAAACTCGGCGTTCCCGGACCGGAGAAATCCGCTTACATCAATAACGCCGCGGTATCGGTGGGAGAGAACAATATCACCCTGGCGCTGATCATGAAAGAGAAGTATGTGGCCATGTTCCTTCACCCGGAGGCTTGGGCGGATGCACGCCGCTTCGACTATCAGTACATGAACTTCGGGTTGCCCGTGGGCGCACTGCTGCCTGATTTTATCCGGAGAGTGGCGTACCCGAGCACCGAAACCAGCCGCAACTCGGCCAATGTGCCGCCGGTAACGAACCTGAACCAGAAATTGTGGTGGGATCAGTAA
- a CDS encoding SusC/RagA family TonB-linked outer membrane protein, whose product MKRFYHLIVTCCLLLPQLLFAQQRTVSGKVTASENDAPLPGVTVQVKGTSTGTTTDASGNYRITVNSADAIIVFSYVGYLTKELPSGAGTLNVQLELDTRNLEGVVVTALGIRREKRALGYAVQDVSGEELVTARQSNVVNALQGKVAGVQISAGGGAPGQGASIVIRGINSLDAGRSAQALFVIDGVPMDNSTYTTGDPNSIRGMGNRASDINPDDIESISILRGGAATALYGLRAAGGAVVITTKSGKAGQVRISYTSSYGIDEVNKFPDVQSTYTQGFKGVYDPVNFWPTWGPTVDEARQLDPDHPAKLFHHYKRGYEQGSQFRNSINLSGGTEKALFAASFSQFNQDGVMPFSDYKNYSARVNGELRFSPQFRLNATLNYINSGGLRANADRFNEQLTYWAPAHDVKDFLKPDGTMLSYGTTSNPIYGLYSNQFEDNVNRIIASTNFVYSPVSWLDINYRIGADWYNDARTHTAPGRLGVPDELVYGDNRFGFINEYNLNNRILNSTLMLNFKNKITSKLHSDLKVGHDLYDNKLKRTSTTGDTLDIPTLFVLQNAKLVRGSQYLEDYRIIGLFGDWTLSWDDWLYLSLTGRNDWSSSLPMENRSFFYPSASLGYIFSEHLKTSWLDYGKLRASWARIGKDAQPYKTAAGYGTLATPIGSVIGWTRQDLLGDPNLKPEFTTSFETGVELKFLKNRIGVDFTWYTSKSKDLLIPVYLPLPSGSEQFYTNAGSIGNKGVELSLNGTPVSTRNFSWDVRVNYSANRNKVLAIREGMDEIVVNTHFGYTGSTATQKYIVGYPAGAIFGSHYSRYFGSDRDESIMIDHSRPLLIAQTGDLRGFPVYNAGQKYLGNGLPKWIGSITNNLRYKQFNLSFMFDTRQGVEKYNQFSNFMAAFGIAKFTENRNTVTTFNGVFADGTPNNIPVYLGQDIHEGRNYNEGYYRTVYRRVTENFVEDASWIRLRNVSLSYSLPSALVSGTGFLRDVTLTLTGNNLWLSTKYTGYDPESSSFSASSNTVAFAGFTYPAVRSYLATLNVSF is encoded by the coding sequence ATGAAACGATTCTACCATTTGATCGTAACGTGCTGCCTGCTTTTGCCCCAACTGTTGTTTGCGCAGCAACGCACTGTTTCGGGAAAAGTAACAGCCAGCGAAAATGATGCTCCGCTACCCGGAGTGACCGTACAGGTCAAAGGTACTTCCACCGGTACCACCACAGATGCATCAGGCAATTACCGGATCACGGTAAACAGCGCCGATGCCATTATTGTTTTCAGTTATGTCGGGTACCTCACCAAAGAGCTGCCGTCAGGTGCAGGTACGCTGAACGTGCAGCTGGAGCTGGACACCCGCAACCTGGAGGGTGTAGTAGTGACCGCGCTGGGTATCCGCCGGGAAAAGCGCGCCCTCGGTTATGCCGTGCAGGATGTTAGCGGCGAGGAACTGGTGACCGCCCGGCAAAGCAATGTCGTCAATGCCCTGCAGGGCAAAGTGGCGGGCGTACAGATCTCCGCAGGCGGCGGAGCGCCGGGCCAGGGTGCCAGCATCGTCATCCGCGGCATCAACTCCCTCGATGCCGGCCGCAGCGCTCAGGCGCTCTTTGTCATAGACGGCGTGCCGATGGACAACAGCACTTACACTACCGGCGATCCCAACAGCATCCGTGGTATGGGCAACCGCGCCAGCGACATCAATCCAGACGACATCGAAAGCATCTCCATCCTCCGCGGTGGCGCTGCCACAGCCTTGTATGGCCTCCGCGCGGCCGGAGGCGCGGTGGTGATCACTACCAAATCCGGCAAAGCGGGACAGGTGCGTATCAGTTATACCAGCTCCTACGGCATCGATGAAGTGAACAAATTTCCCGATGTCCAGTCCACCTACACCCAGGGTTTCAAAGGCGTTTACGATCCCGTCAATTTCTGGCCTACCTGGGGCCCTACAGTGGACGAGGCCCGTCAGCTGGACCCGGACCATCCGGCAAAGCTGTTTCATCATTACAAACGCGGTTATGAACAGGGCAGCCAGTTCAGGAACTCCATCAATCTCAGCGGCGGAACGGAAAAGGCATTGTTCGCAGCGTCTTTTTCACAGTTCAACCAGGATGGCGTCATGCCTTTTTCCGATTACAAGAACTATTCCGCCCGTGTGAACGGAGAGTTGCGCTTCAGTCCGCAATTCCGGCTGAATGCTACGCTCAACTATATCAACTCCGGGGGGCTGCGCGCCAATGCAGACCGTTTTAATGAGCAGCTGACCTATTGGGCGCCTGCGCACGATGTGAAGGATTTCCTGAAGCCGGACGGCACCATGCTTTCCTACGGCACCACCAGCAATCCCATATACGGCCTGTATTCCAACCAGTTCGAAGACAATGTGAACCGCATCATCGCCAGCACCAATTTTGTGTATTCTCCCGTAAGCTGGCTTGATATCAACTACCGCATTGGTGCGGACTGGTATAACGATGCCCGTACCCATACCGCACCCGGTCGCCTGGGTGTGCCGGATGAGCTGGTCTATGGCGATAACAGGTTCGGTTTTATCAATGAGTACAATCTCAATAACCGTATCCTGAACTCCACCCTGATGCTGAACTTTAAAAACAAGATCACGTCAAAGCTGCATTCCGATCTGAAGGTTGGGCACGACCTGTATGATAATAAACTGAAACGTACCTCTACCACCGGCGATACGCTGGACATCCCGACGCTGTTCGTGCTGCAGAACGCCAAGCTGGTAAGAGGATCGCAATACCTGGAAGACTACCGCATCATCGGCCTTTTCGGGGACTGGACCCTGTCCTGGGACGACTGGTTATACCTTTCCCTTACCGGGCGTAACGACTGGTCTTCTTCACTGCCCATGGAAAACCGCTCTTTCTTTTATCCATCCGCCAGTCTCGGTTACATCTTTTCCGAGCATCTGAAAACATCCTGGCTGGACTATGGTAAACTGCGGGCATCATGGGCAAGGATAGGCAAGGATGCCCAGCCTTACAAAACAGCGGCCGGGTATGGTACGCTGGCCACACCCATCGGCAGTGTCATCGGCTGGACGCGGCAGGACCTGCTGGGCGATCCCAACCTGAAGCCGGAGTTCACTACCTCCTTTGAAACCGGCGTGGAACTGAAGTTCCTGAAGAACAGGATAGGAGTGGACTTCACCTGGTACACCTCTAAAAGCAAAGATCTCCTGATCCCGGTGTACCTGCCGTTGCCGAGCGGTTCGGAACAGTTCTATACTAATGCCGGTTCTATTGGTAACAAGGGCGTAGAGCTGTCGCTGAACGGCACTCCCGTATCTACGCGGAATTTCAGCTGGGATGTGCGGGTCAACTACTCCGCCAATCGCAACAAAGTACTGGCGATCCGCGAAGGGATGGATGAGATCGTGGTCAATACCCACTTTGGATACACCGGCTCCACCGCTACCCAGAAGTATATCGTCGGGTATCCCGCAGGTGCTATTTTCGGTTCACATTACAGCCGCTACTTCGGGTCAGACAGGGATGAAAGCATTATGATCGATCACAGCAGGCCATTGCTGATCGCACAGACAGGCGACCTCCGCGGTTTCCCCGTGTACAATGCCGGTCAGAAATACCTGGGCAACGGCTTGCCCAAATGGATCGGCAGCATTACCAATAACCTGCGCTACAAACAGTTCAATCTTTCCTTTATGTTCGATACCCGCCAGGGTGTGGAGAAATACAACCAGTTCTCGAATTTCATGGCCGCCTTCGGCATTGCTAAATTCACAGAGAACCGTAATACCGTCACTACTTTCAATGGGGTATTTGCAGATGGCACGCCTAATAATATTCCGGTGTACCTCGGGCAGGATATCCATGAAGGCCGGAACTACAATGAGGGCTATTACCGCACGGTGTACCGCAGGGTAACGGAAAATTTTGTGGAAGACGCCTCCTGGATCCGTTTGCGGAATGTGAGCCTGTCTTATTCACTGCCCTCCGCGCTGGTGTCCGGAACAGGGTTCCTCCGGGATGTGACGCTTACGCTCACCGGCAATAACCTCTGGCTGAGCACAAAATATACCGGCTACGACCCTGAATCCAGCTCCTTCAGCGCAAGCAGCAACACCGTTGCCTTTGCAGGATTTACCTATCCCGCTGTGAGAAGCTATCTGGCCACCCTTAATGTTTCGTTCTAA